The nucleotide window ATTGGAATATCGGTTTACAGGGAAAGAGTCCCGCCTCTTTTGTCACAACTTTATGTCTATTGTTGAAGGTGTCACAATGGATGATGACCAGCAGTCTCATACATTCAAGTTGCATGTCTTTGCTTATACAGGAATAAATTTAAGAGATGCAGTCTCTCTTTTCAGCAGAGTTACCATTTCAAGTGAACAGATTCAGAGCCTCAGTGAAGTTTGTTCAAATTTTTTCAGAGCTACTGTACTTTTTCTTTCTGCCACACCAACCTCCTGGACAATAGGTCACATTGTGCCAGCTCATGCCAGGCAGATTCATCAATCACTAGGCATGGGTTTAGGGGTAAACACTATTGCTTTAGCCAAATTTACCCGCAACACCCAGTTCAGTAACAGATGGCTTCAGGTTTTTAGACATGAGTATGTATCTCTGGTTTGGTTACGGGAAAATGGGTGTGATGAAATTGTTCACAAAGAGACTTCAGGGTTTTACATTCCAAAGAGATGTTACAGTGATCAGTTTTGCCATTGTGGGCAACCAAAACAAGCCCACGATGAAAAGTGCACCTTTTGTTCTGCACAATTACGAAGGGTAGTATCTGAATGCGTGATTCGAAGGAAATCACAAATGATGCTAAAGCTGTGCATAACTAAATGAAGTTTTATGGAAGAAAATCTAAATATTTATAGTATAGTCTACGTGGTCTTTGAAAGAGCAACGTTCATAAATTTATTCAATAGTCTATGCTTTAAAAGATTTAATTATCACACAAATTATTGGTATTTTATTCTTTAGTTTCAAGTTAAGATTCCATATCATTATATATTAACAGAACTCAATCAGCCACAAGTTGGGGAGTTTTGAATTCATTATTAGTATTAAAAAAGTGTAGAATCAATGGTATTCAAATGCTGGGGTGACTATAATGTTTTAtggaacaaaaattaagaatCTTCATAAGGAAAGATTTCAAGGTACAAGTAATGAAATTTAGGAATATACCACTAACAGGTTTACTTTAATATataagataataaaattataatataCCCTGGTAGTGACTTATAGTTCACATATTAAAGGATTTCAATGAAACCTTTGTAACTCTAATAGTTAAAGAAGTATTGCATTTGTAAATGCGAGTGTTGATGGCAACTATTATTAATGGTCTTAATGTTATTTCAGGAGGGTTAAAAATCAGTTTTGTTGATAGTCATACAATGTTGGAGTGTTTGCATGCACCATTAGATTTCCCTTATGGTTGGGAAATCATAGCAAACAGACATTATAATTCCTTTTCTTGAGTTGAGTGATTCATTATATGCTTGAAAGAGAAATGGGTATAAACTAGGAGGCAAAGAGAAGCACCCTTCTTCAAATTGCATGTATAAAAGTGAgcttcaatgatatggaaatataGATATTTATGTATTCTGGATCAAATTGATATTgaaaaatgtaataattattaatataattttaaatcAAAGAATTTTTATCTGTACAAAGTCAATCAAATGTATTATGAAATATATATGACTATTATTCTATAAGAGATTAAAATATGACTGTTTATCTGTTCTTATGTGTATACTTGTCCTTATCTTAAACGTGCTGAGGCCATCCATGTTCGTTCCAGAAACCATAATAAAAATCAAATGTAATCATTTCCTTCCGAAGACTGTACTTTATTCCAAATTGTTTATCTGCATCGACAATGGCTTCCACGCGTTTACCACCTTTTACTTTCCGCTTAAGGAAACTCTCTCGGGTAAGAATCTGATCAGTTAAATCAGAAAACAGCTTCCTCAGTCGATGATAATAAGTAAAGGCAAAtacacagtttttttttgtcttcgcGGTAATTACTCCGAAGTTTGTTCGCAAAACAGCAGCTtccaaaatatcaaaaagttcCCTGGGAAGCCTATCGTCCATAACAACCTGCCACGGGTGCTTAACCGAGCACCTGGGCGACATTCGTCGCTGGAGATGCTGCATCCAACCCATCGCCTGCCGCTTTAGCATAGAGTAAAAATCACCTATTTTGTGTTTAAAGCCACGTCGCGTGTCGAAGTGACGTAATGCTACTGGCCGCAGTAAAGATCTAACTTCTTGCACCCCACTTCGTGTTTTCTCTTCGTCAGCTCTATTATTTACCATCTCTACTTCAGCGTTT belongs to Acropora muricata isolate sample 2 chromosome 9, ASM3666990v1, whole genome shotgun sequence and includes:
- the LOC136928386 gene encoding uncharacterized protein, encoding MAAATEAFVNAVEAALANAEVEMVNNRADEEKTRSGVQEVRSLLRPVALRHFDTRRGFKHKIGDFYSMLKRQAMGWMQHLQRRMSPRCSVKHPWQVVMDDRLPRELFDILEAAVLRTNFGVITAKTKKNCVFAFTYYHRLRKLFSDLTDQILTRESFLKRKVKGGKRVEAIVDADKQFGIKYSLRKEMITFDFYYGFWNEHGWPQHV